From Actinomyces slackii, a single genomic window includes:
- the arcD gene encoding arginine-ornithine antiporter, whose amino-acid sequence MSESGSAVTSPPAEDAKGGGSAVSTLPVVGLTALVVGSMIGGGIFGLPSQMAKVAAPGALLIGWIITGAGMLVLAMCYQRLAVKRPDIDGGVYGYARAGFGDYVGYASAWGYWLSAWIGNVGYLVLLMSSLGVVFPMLGFGSGNTLPAIACASVVLWLLHFLVLQGVQQAAFVNTIVTVAKVVPLVVFIGIAIIAFDAGLFTQDVWGRALTIDGAPLGSILDQTKGMMLVTVWVFIGVEGASVFSERARSRRDVGRATLLGFALVLVLLLLVNFLSYGLVEQDQLAAMEDPSLAHVLAAAVGDWGATFISAGLAIALIGAVLAWVLMCAEILRLPSRDGVLPAWLGKENRNGTPVGALILTNVCCQALLIWTHFNEQTYTALIILASALILLPYLLSAIYQLLLAVRGGTLSDKVVGGLATVYTVWLLYAGGIQYLLISAIVYLAGTALFVQARRTAGGPIFKGWEYLLLAIFTIGAIAGVIGLSFGVITV is encoded by the coding sequence ATGTCTGAATCTGGCTCTGCTGTGACGAGTCCGCCCGCTGAAGATGCGAAGGGCGGTGGTTCAGCCGTCAGCACCCTGCCTGTTGTCGGGCTGACCGCACTCGTCGTTGGTTCGATGATCGGTGGGGGGATCTTCGGCCTCCCATCTCAGATGGCCAAGGTGGCCGCACCGGGGGCTCTGCTCATCGGGTGGATCATCACCGGGGCGGGCATGCTCGTCCTGGCCATGTGCTACCAGCGCCTGGCGGTCAAGCGGCCGGACATCGATGGCGGTGTCTACGGCTACGCCCGGGCCGGCTTCGGCGACTACGTGGGCTATGCCTCGGCCTGGGGCTACTGGCTCAGCGCCTGGATCGGCAATGTTGGCTATCTGGTCCTGCTCATGTCCTCCCTGGGCGTGGTCTTCCCCATGTTGGGATTCGGCTCCGGCAACACGCTGCCCGCGATCGCCTGCGCCTCGGTGGTCCTGTGGCTGCTCCACTTCCTGGTGCTCCAGGGCGTGCAGCAGGCAGCATTCGTCAACACCATCGTGACCGTGGCCAAGGTGGTGCCCCTGGTGGTGTTCATCGGGATCGCGATCATCGCCTTCGACGCCGGCCTGTTCACCCAGGACGTCTGGGGGCGCGCTCTGACGATCGACGGCGCGCCGCTGGGCTCCATCCTCGATCAGACCAAGGGCATGATGCTGGTGACCGTCTGGGTCTTCATCGGGGTGGAGGGCGCCTCGGTGTTCTCCGAGCGCGCGCGCAGCCGCAGGGACGTGGGACGAGCCACCCTGCTGGGATTCGCCTTGGTCCTGGTGCTCCTGCTGCTGGTCAACTTCCTGTCCTACGGCCTGGTCGAGCAGGACCAGCTCGCCGCCATGGAGGATCCCTCGCTGGCCCATGTGCTGGCTGCGGCCGTCGGTGACTGGGGGGCGACCTTCATCTCCGCAGGCCTGGCCATCGCGCTGATCGGAGCGGTGCTGGCCTGGGTCCTCATGTGCGCTGAGATCCTGCGCCTGCCGTCGCGTGACGGCGTTCTTCCCGCCTGGCTGGGCAAGGAGAATCGCAACGGCACCCCGGTGGGCGCGCTGATCCTGACCAACGTCTGCTGCCAGGCCCTGCTCATCTGGACCCACTTCAATGAGCAGACCTACACCGCGCTCATCATCCTGGCCAGTGCGCTCATCCTGCTTCCCTACCTGCTGTCCGCCATCTACCAGTTGCTCCTGGCCGTGCGAGGCGGGACGCTGAGCGACAAGGTCGTCGGCGGCCTGGCCACCGTCTACACGGTCTGGCTGCTCTACGCCGGTGGAATCCAGTACCTCCTCATCAGCGCCATCGTGTACCTGGCCGGCACGGCGCTGTTCGTCCAGGCCCGCCGCACTGCAGGCGGCCCGATCTTCAAGGGCTGGGAGTACCTGCTGCTGGCCATCTTCACCATCGGTGCGATCGCCGGCGTCATCGGGCTGAGCTTCGGGGTGATCACCGTCTGA
- a CDS encoding endonuclease III domain-containing protein: MSGDGNGDTGRAPLRLRRLLEVLRAELGTGHGWPADSGFEIMAGAVLVQNTAWGNALRSLERLRTAGALEPTALLALPEQGEDCLPRLIRPSGFMTGKSATLRALATWLTTGPGRQAGSMSDGALRSSLMGLRGVGPETADVISLYAYDRPRFIWDTYARRMLTALGTPVGRDYESTRRLLEEAVAQEALDAAEHQELHWLVLEAGKAARAQGGWPLYAQRLGLGMSAAAAVAPPSGPGRTGG, encoded by the coding sequence GTGAGTGGGGACGGGAACGGGGACACCGGCCGTGCCCCGTTGCGGCTGCGCCGGCTCCTGGAGGTCCTGCGCGCTGAGTTGGGGACGGGCCACGGCTGGCCGGCGGACTCGGGCTTCGAGATCATGGCGGGCGCGGTCCTCGTCCAGAACACCGCCTGGGGCAACGCCCTGCGCTCCCTGGAGCGCCTGCGCACCGCCGGTGCCCTGGAGCCGACGGCGCTGCTGGCCCTGCCCGAGCAGGGCGAGGACTGTCTGCCCCGCCTCATCCGCCCCTCCGGTTTCATGACCGGCAAGTCGGCCACCCTGCGCGCCCTGGCAACCTGGCTCACCACAGGGCCCGGGCGCCAGGCTGGCTCCATGAGTGACGGCGCACTGCGCTCCTCCCTCATGGGCCTGCGCGGCGTGGGGCCGGAGACCGCCGACGTCATCAGCCTCTACGCCTACGACCGGCCCCGCTTCATCTGGGACACCTACGCCCGGCGCATGCTGACTGCCCTGGGGACTCCCGTGGGGCGCGACTACGAATCCACCCGCAGGCTCCTGGAAGAGGCCGTGGCCCAGGAGGCCCTGGACGCCGCCGAGCACCAGGAGCTCCACTGGCTCGTCCTGGAGGCCGGGAAGGCCGCGCGCGCCCAGGGAGGCTGGCCCCTCTACGCGCAGCGGCTGGGGTTGGGGATGTCAGCGGCGGCCGCGGTTGCGCCGCCGTCGGGGCCCGGGAGGACGGGCGGATAA
- the tyrS gene encoding tyrosine--tRNA ligase has translation MTDILEELQWRGLIAQHTDIDALRAALTEGRITFYCGFDPTAPSLHHGHLVAVKVMRHLQLAGHHPLALVGGATGLVGDPRDRGERSLNTPEVVAGWARSLQSQLENLLDFEGDNPARIVNNLDWTAELTAIGLLRDLGKYFRMGTMLSKDVVARRLSSEEGISYTEFSYQILQANDYLELFRRYGCTLEVGGNDQWGNLVGGMDLIHKVEGASVHVMTNPLITKADGTKFGKTEGGAIWLNPEMLSPYAFYQFWLQADDVDVVRFLKVFTFLDRAEIERLEAAVADNPRAREAQRALAREVTRWVHGEEALAQAEAATAALWGRGDLTQIDAGTMAAATADLPAGELETGVSTIVDLLVSTGLDKGRNAARKTVAGGGAYLNNIKVEDEDATIGADQLLAGGVVLVRKGRRNLAVARASQASDPA, from the coding sequence GTGACCGATATCCTGGAGGAGTTGCAGTGGCGTGGGCTCATCGCCCAGCACACCGACATCGACGCGCTCCGCGCGGCGCTCACCGAGGGGCGGATCACCTTCTATTGCGGCTTCGATCCCACGGCGCCCTCCCTGCATCATGGTCACCTCGTGGCCGTCAAGGTCATGCGCCACCTTCAACTGGCCGGCCACCACCCGCTCGCCCTGGTGGGCGGGGCCACCGGGCTGGTGGGCGACCCCCGGGACAGGGGCGAGCGAAGCCTCAACACCCCCGAGGTGGTCGCCGGATGGGCTCGCTCTCTGCAGTCCCAGCTCGAGAACCTCCTCGACTTCGAGGGGGACAACCCGGCCCGGATCGTCAACAACCTCGACTGGACCGCAGAGCTGACCGCCATCGGCCTGCTGCGGGATCTCGGCAAGTACTTCCGCATGGGCACCATGCTCTCCAAGGACGTCGTCGCCCGGCGCCTGTCCAGTGAGGAGGGCATCTCCTACACCGAGTTCAGCTACCAGATCCTCCAGGCCAACGACTACCTCGAGCTCTTCCGCCGCTACGGCTGCACCCTCGAGGTCGGCGGCAACGACCAGTGGGGCAACCTCGTGGGCGGCATGGACCTCATCCACAAGGTGGAGGGCGCCTCCGTGCACGTCATGACCAACCCCCTCATCACCAAGGCCGACGGCACGAAGTTCGGCAAGACGGAGGGCGGGGCCATCTGGCTCAACCCCGAGATGCTCAGCCCCTACGCCTTCTACCAGTTCTGGCTCCAGGCCGACGACGTCGACGTCGTGCGCTTCCTCAAGGTCTTCACCTTCCTGGATCGCGCCGAGATCGAGCGCCTGGAGGCAGCGGTGGCGGACAACCCCCGGGCGCGCGAGGCCCAGCGGGCGCTTGCCCGGGAGGTCACCCGCTGGGTGCACGGCGAGGAGGCGCTGGCCCAGGCCGAGGCGGCGACGGCGGCACTGTGGGGCAGGGGAGACCTGACCCAGATCGATGCGGGCACCATGGCGGCGGCCACGGCCGACCTGCCGGCCGGCGAGCTGGAGACGGGCGTGTCGACCATCGTGGACCTGCTGGTGAGCACCGGTCTGGACAAGGGGCGCAATGCCGCGCGCAAGACCGTGGCCGGCGGCGGCGCCTACCTCAACAACATCAAGGTTGAGGACGAGGACGCGACCATCGGCGCTGATCAGCTGCTGGCCGGGGGAGTGGTTCTGGTGCGCAAGGGGCGGAGGAATCTGGCTGTTGCGCGTGCGTCTCAGGCCTCTGACCCTGCCTGA
- the argH gene encoding argininosuccinate lyase, which translates to MSTVEPSPQSADSESAPGISLWGGRFTGGPAQALAALSVSTHFDWRLARYDIAGSRAHARGLRRCGLLDDAQLAGMLGALDALEEEVISGAFAPTPADEDVHTALERGLIERAGADLGGRLRAGRSRNDQIATLIRMYLRDQARHLAGLVLDAVDALIDQAAAAGEAIMPGRTHLQHAQPVLVAHHLLAHAWPLMRDVERLEDWDTRAAVSPYGSGALAGSTLGLDPDAVAAELGFDSAVENSIDGTSARDVVAELSFILAMTAVDLSRLSEEIIIWSTKEFGFVTLDDAYSTGSSIMPQKKNPDVAELARGKAGRLIGDLTGLLATLKALPLAYARDLQEDKEPVFDAVDTLAVLLPAVTGMVATMRMNRERMAELAPQGFSLATDVAEWLVRSGVPFRDAHEISGACVRACEARGIELWELTDEDFAGIDPRLAPGVREVLSVEGSVAARSGHGGTAPVRVVEQLVRAIERSAQLRVFAWEGSLLDGPDAPDAADAGERD; encoded by the coding sequence ATGAGCACCGTCGAGCCCAGCCCCCAGTCCGCCGACTCCGAGAGCGCCCCGGGCATCAGCCTGTGGGGAGGCCGCTTCACCGGGGGCCCGGCCCAGGCCCTGGCCGCCCTGAGTGTGTCCACCCACTTCGATTGGCGCCTGGCTCGCTATGACATCGCCGGATCGCGCGCCCACGCTCGGGGCCTTCGCCGCTGCGGGCTGCTGGATGATGCTCAGCTCGCCGGCATGCTCGGCGCCCTGGACGCCCTGGAGGAGGAGGTGATCTCCGGTGCCTTCGCCCCCACCCCCGCCGACGAGGACGTCCACACCGCCTTGGAGCGGGGCCTGATCGAGCGGGCGGGGGCTGATCTGGGCGGGCGCCTGAGGGCGGGGCGCTCCCGCAACGACCAGATCGCCACCCTCATCCGGATGTATCTGCGCGACCAGGCCCGCCATCTCGCTGGCCTGGTGCTCGACGCCGTCGATGCCCTCATCGACCAGGCGGCCGCGGCCGGGGAGGCCATCATGCCCGGCCGCACCCATCTTCAGCACGCCCAGCCCGTCCTGGTGGCCCACCACCTGCTGGCCCATGCCTGGCCCCTCATGCGCGATGTCGAGCGCCTGGAGGACTGGGACACGCGCGCAGCCGTGAGCCCCTACGGCTCAGGGGCCCTGGCCGGCTCCACCCTGGGCCTGGACCCTGATGCGGTGGCCGCCGAGCTCGGCTTCGACTCCGCGGTGGAGAATTCCATCGATGGCACCTCCGCCCGCGACGTCGTCGCCGAGCTGAGCTTCATCCTGGCCATGACCGCCGTGGACCTCTCGCGCCTGAGCGAGGAGATCATCATCTGGAGCACCAAGGAGTTCGGCTTCGTCACCCTGGACGACGCCTACTCCACGGGCTCGTCCATCATGCCCCAGAAGAAGAACCCGGATGTGGCCGAGCTCGCCCGCGGCAAGGCCGGGCGGCTCATCGGCGACCTGACCGGCCTGCTGGCCACTCTCAAGGCCCTTCCCCTGGCCTACGCCCGCGACCTGCAGGAGGACAAGGAGCCGGTCTTCGACGCCGTGGACACGCTGGCCGTTCTTCTGCCCGCTGTCACCGGGATGGTCGCCACGATGCGCATGAATCGGGAGCGCATGGCCGAGCTCGCCCCCCAGGGATTCTCCCTGGCCACCGACGTGGCCGAGTGGCTGGTCAGGAGCGGGGTGCCCTTCCGGGACGCCCACGAGATCTCCGGTGCCTGCGTGCGCGCCTGCGAGGCGCGCGGCATCGAGCTGTGGGAGCTGACGGATGAGGACTTCGCCGGCATCGATCCGCGCCTGGCCCCCGGCGTGCGCGAGGTGCTGTCGGTCGAGGGCAGCGTGGCGGCGCGCAGCGGCCATGGGGGCACCGCGCCCGTGCGCGTCGTCGAGCAGTTGGTCCGAGCCATTGAGCGCTCGGCGCAGCTGCGGGTCTTCGCCTGGGAGGGCTCGCTGCTCGACGGCCCTGACGCTCCCGATGCGGCGGATGCGGGGGAGCGGGACTGA
- a CDS encoding methyltransferase domain-containing protein — protein sequence MPEQYWNHNAAFHDEILAETSTRGGRACDVGCWEGLLLQRLAGVCEEIVGIEVDPATARLLPGSRVRRRFYYRYTLTWDRPAGLAPEAGR from the coding sequence ATGCCCGAGCAGTACTGGAACCACAATGCCGCCTTCCATGACGAGATCCTCGCCGAGACCTCCACCCGTGGCGGTCGGGCCTGCGACGTTGGTTGCTGGGAGGGTCTGCTTCTGCAGCGTCTCGCGGGAGTATGCGAGGAGATCGTGGGCATCGAGGTCGACCCGGCCACGGCGCGGCTGCTCCCAGGCAGCCGAGTCCGGCGCCGCTTCTATTACCGCTACACCCTGACCTGGGACCGCCCGGCGGGCCTGGCGCCGGAGGCGGGCCGGTGA
- a CDS encoding arginine repressor yields MALEEHDLAADEAGAQSPRTTARAGASSPSTKAARHALITRILAKERIRSQAQLRDVLASHGVSTTQATLSRDLVELRATKIRSAGGRQEYAIPETSVPGQAPTGAPVRDDGTLADHTTARLTRWCADLLVTVEWAGGQVVLRTLPGAAELLASAVDDAMMPGILGCIAGDNTVLVITRSEEISAEVSGHLLALADSRPRL; encoded by the coding sequence ATGGCACTGGAGGAGCACGACCTGGCCGCAGACGAGGCAGGGGCTCAGAGCCCGCGGACCACGGCACGGGCCGGGGCCTCCAGCCCCAGCACCAAGGCCGCCAGGCACGCCCTGATCACCCGCATCCTGGCCAAGGAGCGCATCCGCTCCCAGGCCCAGCTGCGCGACGTCCTGGCCTCCCACGGTGTCAGCACCACGCAGGCAACCCTGTCGCGGGACCTGGTCGAGCTGCGCGCGACCAAGATCCGCTCGGCCGGCGGCCGCCAGGAGTACGCCATCCCTGAGACCAGCGTCCCGGGTCAGGCGCCCACCGGCGCCCCCGTGCGCGACGACGGCACCCTGGCCGACCACACCACTGCCCGCCTGACCCGCTGGTGCGCCGATCTTCTGGTGACCGTGGAGTGGGCCGGCGGCCAGGTGGTTCTGCGAACCTTGCCGGGAGCGGCCGAGCTCCTGGCAAGTGCAGTCGATGACGCGATGATGCCCGGCATCCTGGGCTGCATCGCCGGGGATAACACCGTTCTGGTCATCACCCGCAGTGAGGAGATCTCCGCAGAGGTCTCAGGCCATCTTCTCGCCTTGGCGGACAGCCGCCCCCGGCTCTGA
- a CDS encoding acetylornithine transaminase: MTALGSAAQTGQSWTDRYTASVMNTFGTPQRVLVRGQGARVWDADGAEYLDLLAGIAVNCLGHAHPAITDAVGAQLASLGHVSNFFTTAAQVRLAEELASLVYPGREAGTRVFLANSGTEANEAAFKIARRHGGPQRPRVLALEQAFHGRTMGALALTHKAAYREPFEPLPGGVEFLPAGDAAALERAMGPDVAALIIEPIQGEAGVRELGTDYLEATRRLTEQAGALLIIDEVQTGMGRTGAWMAHHLLAPGLIPDVVTLAKGLGGGIPIGAVVAHGPAGELLGPGQHGTTFGGNPVASSAALAVIETIRSHGLLERVAHLGAQWARDIAAIPGVEEVRGRGLLLGVGLADGLASAQVAAALLERGFIVNAPRPDTIRLAPPFILTDEEAASLTVALGEVLEEQSAGAAIGGRS; this comes from the coding sequence ATGACCGCCCTCGGCTCCGCAGCGCAGACCGGCCAGTCCTGGACCGACCGCTACACCGCCTCGGTCATGAACACCTTCGGCACGCCCCAGCGGGTTCTCGTGCGCGGCCAGGGCGCCCGGGTCTGGGACGCCGACGGCGCGGAGTACCTCGACCTGCTGGCCGGCATCGCCGTCAACTGCCTGGGCCACGCCCATCCGGCGATCACCGACGCGGTAGGCGCGCAGCTCGCCTCCCTGGGCCACGTCTCCAACTTCTTCACCACTGCCGCCCAGGTGCGCCTGGCCGAGGAGCTCGCCTCCCTGGTCTACCCGGGGCGCGAGGCGGGCACCAGGGTCTTCCTGGCCAACTCGGGCACCGAGGCCAATGAAGCGGCGTTCAAGATCGCCCGCCGGCACGGCGGCCCCCAGCGCCCCCGCGTTCTGGCACTGGAGCAGGCCTTCCACGGCCGGACCATGGGGGCACTGGCCCTGACTCACAAGGCCGCCTATCGCGAGCCCTTCGAGCCCCTTCCCGGCGGGGTGGAGTTCCTGCCCGCCGGGGATGCCGCCGCCCTGGAGCGGGCCATGGGGCCCGATGTGGCGGCCCTCATCATCGAGCCCATCCAGGGCGAGGCGGGGGTCCGCGAGCTGGGCACCGACTACCTGGAGGCGACCCGCCGCCTGACCGAGCAGGCCGGAGCCCTGCTCATCATCGACGAGGTGCAGACCGGCATGGGGCGCACCGGGGCGTGGATGGCCCACCACCTCCTGGCCCCCGGGCTCATCCCCGACGTGGTCACCCTGGCCAAGGGACTGGGCGGGGGCATCCCCATCGGCGCCGTCGTCGCCCACGGGCCGGCGGGCGAGCTGCTGGGGCCCGGACAGCACGGCACCACCTTCGGCGGCAACCCGGTGGCCTCCAGCGCCGCCCTGGCCGTCATCGAGACCATCAGGTCCCATGGCCTCCTGGAGCGGGTGGCCCACCTGGGCGCCCAGTGGGCCCGGGACATCGCCGCCATCCCCGGGGTGGAGGAGGTCCGCGGACGCGGACTGCTGCTGGGCGTCGGCCTGGCCGACGGCCTGGCCTCAGCCCAGGTGGCGGCCGCACTGCTGGAGCGCGGCTTCATCGTCAACGCTCCGCGCCCCGACACCATTCGCCTGGCCCCGCCCTTCATCCTCACCGATGAGGAGGCCGCGAGCCTGACCGTCGCCCTTGGCGAGGTCCTGGAGGAGCAATCGGCTGGCGCCGCCATAGGGGGCCGGTCATGA
- a CDS encoding DNA-3-methyladenine glycosylase, whose protein sequence is MSEARDQVGLPEELHAVLTLDSLEAAPRLLGAVFTATDAEGTVAVRITEVEAYRGEKDPGSHAFRGPTARNASMFGAGGIIYVYFTYGMHHCLNVVTGPKGLSRAVLLRGGEVIEGLDLARSRRPAARADRDLARGPGRLCAALGLSRVDDGAALGPPGARVSLALPGAGQAPAPGAIRTGPRTGVAGPGGDGEAFPWRFWIEGEPTVSPYKAAAPRRGRAASGGP, encoded by the coding sequence ATGTCTGAGGCTCGGGATCAGGTGGGCCTGCCCGAGGAGCTTCATGCGGTGCTGACCCTGGACTCCCTGGAGGCGGCGCCGAGGCTCCTGGGAGCGGTCTTCACCGCCACGGATGCTGAGGGCACCGTCGCCGTGCGGATCACCGAGGTGGAGGCCTACCGCGGTGAGAAGGACCCCGGCTCCCACGCCTTCCGAGGCCCCACCGCCCGCAACGCCTCGATGTTCGGCGCCGGTGGCATCATCTACGTCTACTTCACCTACGGCATGCATCACTGCCTCAACGTGGTCACCGGTCCCAAGGGCCTGTCCCGCGCGGTGCTCCTGCGCGGCGGCGAGGTGATCGAGGGCCTGGACCTGGCGCGCTCCCGTCGGCCAGCGGCGCGCGCCGACCGCGATCTGGCCCGGGGCCCCGGGCGCCTGTGCGCGGCCCTGGGGCTGAGCCGCGTTGACGACGGCGCCGCGCTCGGGCCGCCCGGTGCGCGCGTGAGCCTGGCCCTGCCGGGTGCGGGGCAGGCTCCGGCGCCGGGCGCGATCCGCACCGGTCCGCGCACGGGAGTGGCCGGCCCCGGCGGTGATGGTGAAGCCTTCCCCTGGCGCTTCTGGATCGAGGGCGAGCCCACCGTCTCGCCCTACAAGGCGGCGGCGCCCAGGCGCGGGAGGGCCGCGTCAGGAGGGCCCTGA
- a CDS encoding type II toxin-antitoxin system Phd/YefM family antitoxin produces the protein MEMARISQRELRNDSAAVLRRVEAGEEMTVTRRGIPVARLSSATPDSDLRCVKPAVRRHRYSEFRRVRLEESTEELLAAIRDDR, from the coding sequence ATGGAGATGGCGCGGATCAGCCAGCGAGAACTGAGGAATGACAGCGCTGCGGTCCTGCGCCGCGTGGAGGCCGGGGAGGAGATGACGGTGACCCGGCGAGGAATCCCGGTGGCGCGCCTGTCCTCCGCCACACCGGATTCAGACCTCCGATGCGTCAAGCCAGCCGTGCGCAGGCACAGGTACTCGGAGTTCCGGCGGGTTAGGCTTGAGGAGAGCACTGAGGAACTCCTCGCAGCGATCCGTGATGACCGATGA
- a CDS encoding formate/nitrite transporter family protein, whose amino-acid sequence MTQPTDSLFPGKAFISTVLEALETKTRMTGSLAHRYLMRAGMAGMIVAVFYVVNYAIVGVFDSISAGGDSLASVGKLLGALAFGPALVFIYYTRSELLTSNMMVVVIGGYYHRISVWRGLRVLGLCFLGNFLGGLIFALLYRFSTLVEGPTGEQALHSVETKLAYVSSASGLVDLFVRAILCNFMINLAMLLIYNGYIKEDWSKIFSMIIAVFVFAFLGLEHSVANTVLFTVVGLTHGVDVAAAAGNVGIALLGNFVGGGLLIGAYYAYVNDDSRWLRRTADQHGQDD is encoded by the coding sequence ATGACACAGCCCACGGACTCCCTCTTCCCGGGAAAAGCATTCATCTCCACAGTGCTCGAGGCCCTGGAGACCAAGACCCGCATGACCGGATCCCTGGCGCACCGCTACCTCATGCGCGCGGGCATGGCCGGCATGATCGTGGCGGTCTTCTACGTGGTCAACTACGCGATCGTGGGCGTCTTCGACTCCATCAGCGCCGGCGGCGACTCCTTGGCATCCGTGGGCAAACTGCTGGGAGCGCTGGCCTTCGGGCCCGCGCTCGTCTTCATCTACTACACCAGGTCAGAGCTGCTGACCAGCAACATGATGGTGGTGGTCATCGGCGGCTACTACCACCGGATCTCGGTGTGGCGAGGCCTGCGGGTCCTGGGACTGTGCTTCCTGGGCAACTTCCTGGGAGGCCTGATCTTCGCACTGCTCTACCGCTTCTCCACTCTTGTGGAGGGTCCCACCGGTGAGCAGGCCCTGCACTCGGTGGAGACCAAGCTCGCCTATGTCTCGTCCGCCTCAGGCCTTGTGGACCTGTTCGTGCGGGCCATCCTGTGCAACTTCATGATCAACCTGGCCATGCTGCTCATCTACAACGGCTACATCAAGGAGGACTGGTCGAAGATCTTCTCCATGATCATCGCGGTCTTCGTCTTCGCCTTCCTGGGCCTGGAGCACTCGGTGGCCAACACGGTGCTCTTCACGGTGGTGGGCCTGACCCACGGGGTGGATGTCGCCGCCGCGGCCGGCAATGTGGGGATCGCGCTTCTGGGCAACTTCGTGGGCGGTGGACTGCTCATCGGCGCCTACTACGCCTATGTCAATGATGACTCGCGCTGGCTGCGGCGCACCGCCGACCAGCACGGCCAGGACGACTAG
- a CDS encoding argininosuccinate synthase, translated as MSTHANKVVLAYSGGLDTSVAIGWIGEQTGKEVIAVAVDVGQGGEDLEVIRRRALDCGAVDAYVVDAREEFAADYCMPALKANGLYQGTYPLVSAISRPLIAKHLVKAARDFGADTVAHGCTGKGNDQVRFEVSITSMAPDMHCISPVRDLALTRDLAIDYAEKHRLPIETTKHNPFSIDQNLWGRAIETGYLEDLWNAPTKDVYSYTEDPTYPPLPDELIISFESGVPVAIDGRAVTPLEAVQEMNRRAGAQGVGRIDIIEDRLIGIKSREVYEAPGALALIEAHRALEAVTLERLQHRYKRQVEMTWSDLVYEAQWYSPLKRSLDAFIEDTQRHVTGEIRMVVHGGRATVNGRRSEVGLYDFNLATYDSGDTFDQSWSRGFIEIYGMPSRLAAAREIRTGGATGF; from the coding sequence ATGAGCACGCACGCGAACAAGGTGGTCCTGGCCTACTCCGGAGGCCTGGACACCTCCGTGGCCATCGGATGGATCGGCGAGCAGACCGGCAAGGAGGTCATCGCCGTCGCCGTGGATGTGGGCCAGGGAGGCGAGGACCTGGAGGTCATCCGCCGCCGCGCCCTGGACTGCGGGGCCGTCGACGCCTACGTTGTTGACGCCCGCGAGGAGTTCGCCGCCGACTACTGCATGCCGGCGCTCAAGGCCAACGGTCTCTATCAGGGGACCTATCCGCTGGTCTCGGCGATCTCGCGTCCCCTCATCGCCAAGCATCTGGTCAAGGCGGCCCGGGACTTCGGCGCCGACACCGTCGCGCACGGCTGCACGGGCAAGGGCAACGATCAGGTCCGCTTCGAGGTCTCCATCACCTCCATGGCCCCGGATATGCACTGCATCTCCCCGGTGCGCGACCTGGCCCTGACCCGGGACCTGGCCATCGACTACGCCGAGAAGCACCGGCTGCCCATCGAGACGACCAAGCACAACCCCTTCTCCATCGACCAGAACCTCTGGGGGAGGGCGATCGAGACGGGCTATCTGGAGGATCTGTGGAACGCCCCCACCAAGGACGTCTACTCCTACACCGAGGATCCCACCTACCCGCCTCTGCCCGATGAGCTGATCATCAGCTTCGAGTCCGGGGTGCCGGTGGCCATCGACGGGCGGGCCGTCACCCCGCTGGAAGCGGTCCAGGAGATGAACCGCCGCGCCGGTGCCCAGGGCGTTGGCCGGATCGACATCATCGAGGACCGGCTCATCGGCATCAAGTCCCGCGAGGTCTATGAGGCCCCTGGGGCCCTGGCGCTGATCGAGGCCCATCGGGCCCTGGAGGCCGTCACCCTGGAGCGGCTCCAGCACCGCTACAAGCGGCAGGTCGAGATGACCTGGTCCGACCTGGTCTACGAGGCCCAGTGGTACTCCCCGCTCAAGCGCTCCTTGGACGCCTTCATCGAGGACACTCAGCGCCATGTCACCGGGGAGATCCGCATGGTGGTGCACGGGGGCCGGGCCACGGTCAACGGACGGCGCTCCGAGGTCGGCCTCTACGACTTCAACCTGGCCACCTATGACTCGGGGGACACCTTCGATCAGTCCTGGTCGCGCGGCTTCATCGAGATCTACGGCATGCCCTCCAGGCTGGCAGCGGCTCGGGAGATCCGCACGGGCGGGGCCACCGGCTTCTGA
- a CDS encoding PIN domain-containing protein — protein sequence MRWYLDTSAALKLLVEEAESEALAERIDEARADLAGALLLETELRRAAARRTALTQGAITSLLEGIDLFDMPRSLYTEAGLIGGAGLRSLDALHLTAAIRCRATYLVTYDARLIDSARDVGVQVLSPGADSGPDGC from the coding sequence ATGAGGTGGTACCTCGACACCTCGGCGGCCCTGAAGCTCCTCGTTGAAGAGGCTGAGTCCGAGGCATTGGCCGAGCGGATCGATGAGGCGAGGGCGGATCTTGCCGGCGCACTCCTGCTTGAGACGGAACTGCGTCGAGCCGCTGCGCGCCGCACTGCTCTGACGCAAGGCGCCATTACCTCCCTTCTCGAGGGGATCGATCTCTTCGACATGCCGCGCTCGCTCTACACGGAGGCCGGGTTGATCGGGGGAGCCGGCCTCCGTTCGCTGGACGCCCTGCACCTGACGGCGGCCATCCGATGCAGGGCCACCTATCTTGTGACCTATGACGCGCGCCTTATCGACTCGGCGCGCGACGTGGGAGTCCAGGTCTTGTCGCCTGGAGCGGATTCGGGGCCGGACGGCTGTTGA